Sequence from the Maribellus comscasis genome:
GGGTTTTCAACAAGCCTTCCATATTTTCGTCAATGTTGGCAATCTGTCCGAAAAATCTTGCCGTAACCGTATCAATCCCTTGTTTCCAATAGGGCTCAGCATACGAATCATCACACATATGAGGTGCATGAGGGCAGTTAGTGGGCAGATAAATAAAAAACGGTTTATCTCCTTTTTGCCACTTATTGATATACTTCAGCATATAATCAAACCAGGCATCGGTACAATATTCATCGAAGTCTTCGTATTTCCCGTTATGATTAAACTTTCCTTTCCAGTAGGTATTTCCATAATAATCAGCAATGGAAGTAATCCCCCAGGCGCCATGATGGATGGTTTCATCAAAACCCCGGTCCTGCGGTCTGAACGGATAACTGTCTCCCATGTGCCATTTACCGAAATGGGCCGTTTGGTAACCGGATGCCTTAAAAATATCTGACATCATGGGTAAATCTTCACGAACCAAAGAACGCCCCATGCACACGGCGGTGCAGGCGTTGTCAACCGCATCCCTCCCCGTCATTAATTGTCCCCTGGTTGGGGAGCACATTGGCGAGGAATGGAAATCCGTAAACCGGACACACTGGTCATGAAATTTATCAAGCACAGGTGTTTTTAAAACAGGATTCCCATGACAGGAAAAATCCCCGTACCCTTGATCATCTGTTAAAATAAGGATTACATTCGGCTTCTCTGCCGTTTGTTTCTTTCCTGGTTCACATGAAGTTAGGAAAGATAGAAGACCAACATTTGCCAGTATTACTAACATTATTGGTAAAAACTTAATTTTCATGATTGTGTTATTTAGTTTGATTTCCTTGATGTTTATTAATTCTTTTTCGTTTAAAAATATGTTCACAATTTCCCACTAAAATTTATCCAGTTGGTTTTCAACAGGAACGATACCAGATTTGTGCTCTTTTAGTATTTGCTCCATTTCTTGAATTATTTCAGGATACTGATCTGCTATATCATACTTTTCAGAAGGATCAATTTCGTGATTGTACAATAGTGGAGGATACTGAAATTTGCGTTCATCTTTTCCATATCCAGACTGCGTATAAAAATGTGCTTTTAGCTTATAAACCATATCAATTGCAATAATATCGCCTTTCCCCAATTTATGCTTTAATTCAAAAAATCCCCTTTTATTTTGCTTCTTTCTTAGCTCCGCCAAGCTCAACTCTTGTAAGTGTTATATAAACTGGAGTTCGAAATTCTATGGTAAATTATTTTTGTTTTTATTTTCAAGGTTCATAAATCAAAAACACGTAATGTGCCATCGGTGATAGATTGGTTATTACTAATTTATTTAACCAATTTATCAGAAATAACATTGAACAGAAACCAGTGGATGGAATACATGCTATTCAGCTTTCCATGTATTTTCAATCTTTTTAGAAGAATAAACCAATACATCTTCTACCCTCACTTTTTGTCCCGGAGTCGGATTCTTCCATACTATTTTAACTTTGTGAGGCCGGTCGGTCAGTTGATACTTCCAAGCAATTTCAAGTTTACGTGTAGTAAAGCTGGTTGGCATCAAAATTTTTTCGGGGGCACTGTCATCAATACTCATCTCCATTTCAATAACAACATCTCCAACTGAGCTGTTTGCGTTTCCTGTTAATGTAAATCCGTTACCGGCAAAATCAAATTCAATTTCCGGTGTTTGACTGTTTATATTTTTTCCAATTCTAATTCTTTCGATCGGGTAATGTCCGTCAAATCCAACTTCCAGAACTACCGGTTTTATTTCCTCTACCGGTAAGACAATCTGATCACCATCAATTTTTACACCCTTTCTTTTTAACATTTGCAGGGCATGCCGTGTCCCAATTTCATAAACATCATTTAATGACATAGTTGTGTATTCAAAGTCAATATCTTCTACCGGATAAATTCCTTTTTTCCAGAATTCAGGAATATTAGAATAACCAACTAAGGTTCCCAGAATTCCTCCTGCACTCGCCGGATTACAATCAGAGTCCTGTCCGCAACGGGTAGAAATTTCAAGTGTTTTTGAATAATCACCTTCACCGTAAAGCAAGCCAATTACAATGTAGGCAGCATTTATTTTTGCATCTATATTATAATCTTTAAAAACGCCTTTGGGACAACCAATGTCAGCCGACCATTTTTTTTCTGTTTCAAACCATGTTTGTTTCCAGTCATCTGGAAACCGTTTGTGGCACTGAATCACATCGGCAATGCATTGATAAAATTGTGATTCTTTCGGTATAGCTTTCAACGCCTCTTCAACAATATAATTTATATCATTCGACACAAATGCCAATGAATACATTGCTGCCACATAAACTCCACCATACCAGCCGTCGCCATAATTCATGATATGCCCAATTTTATCACAAACTTCAGTTGCTGAGTTTACCATCCCAGGTGCCATTAACCCTGCAAAATCGGCTTCTATCTGAAAATCAATATCTTCAGAATGTGGATTATGCAACCAGTGACCTGATTGAGGAGGCATTATCCCGTTTAAAATATTATAGCGTGCTGCCTGATTGGCATGCCACAACGGATATCCAGCATTGGCAAAGGCCATGGCATGAGAAGCAGCAGGAGCATCCAAGCCTTCTTTCTCAAACACATCTACAAATGTTAAATCCATATATACATCATCATACAAGCCTGGCTGATTTTGGTAATACCACAAACATCTGTTTTCATCCCATGGAATTGGCTGGTAATCATTAATCATACTTCCTTTAAAACGAAATTCGGTTGGTCCGCCAAAAGTACAGCCAATTACCTGACCGGCCCAACCACCTTTGATTTTATCTAATAGCTCTGTTTGTGAGATTTTAACTTCTTCAGGTATTTTGTTCTTATTATTCGTTCTTTCGGTACAAGACAACATTAAAATTCCTAGCAATAAGCATAAATTAAATGATCTCATTTTGAATTATTTTAGTTATTAATACTACTTCTAATTTGTCACTATAATTTTTATCATTCCGGAAAATCAGATTCTATATCCGAAGCATTTATCCACATTGGAACTATATTTTCCTTACCGACAACCATTCTTTCGTATAAATTTCTGTATGTATCCCATGTATAATAATAAGTATGAAAGATGTAGCCTTCCCCAAACATTCTTGGATCGTTTTGCTTTATTAATTCTTCTTCCATTTTATCTTTTAAGCTAACTTTCATTGCTCTGAGCTTATCTTCATCTGTTAGATTTTTAATACAACCCGGGTCATCTGGCAAATAGTAAAGTTCTTCAGCCGGCCTTTTACCGAATGACCAATCCCAATAAAACTTTGTTTCAGGATTATGTCTTGATTTCAGAATTTCTGTTTTTGTTGGGCTTCCATCAACCGTAGTATATCCACATTCCGGGTTACCGGCAGGCCATAAATCTGGCCAGTAATTTCGCAGGTACATCCATCCGTTTTTTACCATTCCTCTTACTGGGTAGCCGAAATCGTTTGGCCGGCCTATATCGTGCCTCTCTTTTCCTATCAGCACAAAATCTCTTGAGCTATTGATTTCTCCATGCAAAAACGGGAGAAGGCTTGATCCAGGAGTTTCTTGCATTCCGCTCTTTTGCCAATCAATGCCGGCAGCTTTCAGAAACGTTGGAGCAATATCAATAAAACTTACGTATTCATCAATCACACGACCCGGGTCTTTGATATTCTTTCCCCACATAATAGCCAATGGAAGATGGGTTGAATTTTCATATTCATCGCTTTTGGCCTTTGGAAAGGGCATACCATTATCAGAAGTAACAATGACCAATGTATTATCCAACTCCCCTTGTCTTTCAAGAAAATCTAAAATTTTGCCAACATGTGAGTCAAAATACTCAATCTCCAAAGCATAGTCCAGGATATCCGTCCGCACAATATCGGTATCTGGAAAAAATACCGGCACTTCATTAATGTCTGATAATTTTTTACCGGCTTTCAATCCTGAGCCGTATTCATACCTTCGATGGGGCTCACGACCACCATACCAAAAACAAAAAGGTTTATCTTTTGGTCTATTTCTATAAAATTCAATAAAATTAGCCGAGTAATCATTTCTGGATATATCCTTTGTTGGAGGTACAATTTGCTTTTTATCCCATCTCATACCACAAAGTTCCCGCTCCTTTCCGTTGACTTCCCCGGGATTCCCCGGTGCCCATCCTTTTCCTGTATATCCTGTAAAATACCCAAAATCTCTGAGTGCCTCAGGATATGTTTTAAACTCAGCCGGGAAGTTACTAAAGTGATTAGCGGCTTCTTTCAATTGCCAGGGATTTCTTCCCGTAAGCAAACAGGCTCTTGATGGAGCACACTTTGCATTAGGTGTATAGGCATTGGAAAAAAGAATCCCTTCAGCTGCAACACGATCAAATGCCGGAGTATTAACCCAGGCAAATTCTTTTCCCATATGTGCTGCATCATCTGCAATACAAATCAATATGTTGGGTACCAATTGTGATTCTTTTTTGTTGCACCCAAAGAGGAACATATATAAGATCAGTAAAGAAGTATTTATTATCAATTTCATAATTAAGTTTTGCAAGTCCACTGGTTATAATTATTCAGTAAAACCAGGTTCAATATCAGATGCATTTATCCAACTTGGGACTAGTTTCTCTTTTTCAATTACAATTCTGTGATACAAATTCTTGTATTGATTTTCAGAAGATTCGTAA
This genomic interval carries:
- a CDS encoding ADP-ribosylglycohydrolase family protein yields the protein MRSFNLCLLLGILMLSCTERTNNKNKIPEEVKISQTELLDKIKGGWAGQVIGCTFGGPTEFRFKGSMINDYQPIPWDENRCLWYYQNQPGLYDDVYMDLTFVDVFEKEGLDAPAASHAMAFANAGYPLWHANQAARYNILNGIMPPQSGHWLHNPHSEDIDFQIEADFAGLMAPGMVNSATEVCDKIGHIMNYGDGWYGGVYVAAMYSLAFVSNDINYIVEEALKAIPKESQFYQCIADVIQCHKRFPDDWKQTWFETEKKWSADIGCPKGVFKDYNIDAKINAAYIVIGLLYGEGDYSKTLEISTRCGQDSDCNPASAGGILGTLVGYSNIPEFWKKGIYPVEDIDFEYTTMSLNDVYEIGTRHALQMLKRKGVKIDGDQIVLPVEEIKPVVLEVGFDGHYPIERIRIGKNINSQTPEIEFDFAGNGFTLTGNANSSVGDVVIEMEMSIDDSAPEKILMPTSFTTRKLEIAWKYQLTDRPHKVKIVWKNPTPGQKVRVEDVLVYSSKKIENTWKAE
- a CDS encoding sulfatase family protein; translation: MKLIINTSLLILYMFLFGCNKKESQLVPNILICIADDAAHMGKEFAWVNTPAFDRVAAEGILFSNAYTPNAKCAPSRACLLTGRNPWQLKEAANHFSNFPAEFKTYPEALRDFGYFTGYTGKGWAPGNPGEVNGKERELCGMRWDKKQIVPPTKDISRNDYSANFIEFYRNRPKDKPFCFWYGGREPHRRYEYGSGLKAGKKLSDINEVPVFFPDTDIVRTDILDYALEIEYFDSHVGKILDFLERQGELDNTLVIVTSDNGMPFPKAKSDEYENSTHLPLAIMWGKNIKDPGRVIDEYVSFIDIAPTFLKAAGIDWQKSGMQETPGSSLLPFLHGEINSSRDFVLIGKERHDIGRPNDFGYPVRGMVKNGWMYLRNYWPDLWPAGNPECGYTTVDGSPTKTEILKSRHNPETKFYWDWSFGKRPAEELYYLPDDPGCIKNLTDEDKLRAMKVSLKDKMEEELIKQNDPRMFGEGYIFHTYYYTWDTYRNLYERMVVGKENIVPMWINASDIESDFPE